The following proteins are encoded in a genomic region of Streptomyces gobiensis:
- the hutH gene encoding histidine ammonia-lyase, with translation MDMQSTVIVGMSGVSAADVVAVAREGARVELSAEALTAVGAARQFIDDLAAKPDPVYGVSTGFGALAVRHISPELRAQLQRNIVRSHAAGMGPRVEREVVRALMFLRLKTVASGHTGVRPQVVQTMADVLNAGITPVVHEYGSLGCSGDLAPLSHCALTLMGEGDAEGPDGAVRPAGELLAEHGIAPVELREKEGLALLNGTDGMLGMLVMACADLARIFTCADITAALSLEALLGTEKVLAPELHTIRPHPGQAVSAANMLKVLAGSGLTGHHQDDAPRVQDAYSVRCAPQVAGAGRDTLAHARLVADRELAAAVDNPVVLADGRVESNGNFHGAPVAYVLDFLAIAAADLASIAERRTDRLLDKNRSHGLPPFLAGDAGVDSGLMIAQYTQAALVSELKRLAVPASVDSIPSSAMQEDHVSMGWSAARKLRTAVDNVTRVVAVELYAAARAVELRGEDGLTPSPAARAILAAAREAGVGGAGADRFLAPDLAAADAFVRGGGLVAAAESVTGPLA, from the coding sequence ATGGATATGCAGAGCACGGTGATAGTGGGGATGTCCGGAGTGAGCGCGGCGGACGTCGTCGCCGTCGCCCGTGAGGGCGCGCGGGTTGAGCTGTCGGCCGAGGCGCTGACCGCGGTCGGCGCGGCACGGCAGTTCATCGACGACCTGGCCGCCAAGCCGGACCCCGTGTACGGCGTCTCGACCGGCTTCGGCGCCCTGGCCGTCCGGCACATCAGCCCCGAGCTGCGCGCCCAGCTCCAGCGCAATATCGTGCGCTCGCACGCCGCCGGGATGGGGCCGCGGGTGGAGCGCGAGGTCGTACGGGCCCTGATGTTCCTGCGGCTCAAGACCGTCGCGTCGGGGCACACGGGAGTACGCCCCCAGGTCGTACAGACCATGGCCGATGTGCTCAACGCCGGGATCACCCCGGTGGTGCACGAGTACGGCTCGCTCGGCTGCTCCGGCGATCTCGCGCCGCTGTCGCACTGTGCGCTGACCCTGATGGGCGAGGGCGACGCGGAGGGCCCCGACGGCGCCGTACGGCCCGCTGGCGAGCTGCTGGCCGAGCATGGCATCGCGCCGGTCGAGCTGCGCGAGAAGGAGGGCCTGGCCCTGCTCAACGGCACCGACGGGATGCTCGGCATGCTCGTGATGGCCTGCGCCGATCTGGCGCGGATCTTCACCTGCGCGGACATTACGGCGGCGCTGTCGCTGGAGGCCCTGCTCGGTACGGAGAAGGTGCTCGCGCCCGAGCTGCACACGATCCGGCCGCATCCGGGGCAGGCCGTCAGCGCGGCGAACATGCTGAAGGTGCTGGCCGGGTCCGGCCTGACCGGTCACCACCAGGACGACGCGCCGCGCGTCCAGGACGCGTACTCGGTGCGTTGCGCGCCGCAGGTCGCGGGAGCCGGGCGGGACACCCTCGCGCACGCCCGGCTGGTCGCGGACCGCGAGCTGGCGGCTGCCGTCGACAACCCGGTCGTGCTGGCGGACGGCCGGGTGGAGTCGAACGGCAACTTCCATGGCGCGCCGGTGGCGTACGTACTGGACTTCCTCGCCATCGCGGCCGCCGACCTCGCGTCGATCGCCGAGCGGCGTACGGACCGGCTGCTCGACAAGAACCGCTCACATGGCCTGCCGCCGTTCCTGGCCGGCGACGCGGGCGTGGACTCCGGGCTGATGATCGCGCAGTACACGCAGGCCGCACTGGTCAGCGAGCTGAAGCGGCTGGCGGTGCCCGCGTCGGTGGACTCGATCCCGTCCTCCGCGATGCAGGAGGACCATGTCTCGATGGGCTGGTCGGCGGCGCGGAAGCTGCGTACGGCGGTGGACAACGTGACGCGGGTGGTGGCCGTGGAGCTGTATGCCGCCGCGCGGGCGGTTGAGCTGCGCGGGGAGGACGGGCTCACGCCCTCCCCGGCGGCGCGCGCGATCCTCGCGGCGGCGCGGGAGGCAGGCGTCGGGGGTGCGGGTGCGGATCGTTTCCTTGCGCCTGATTTGGCGGCGGCGGACGCGTTTGTGCGGGGCGGCGGGCTGGTGGCCGCGGCCGAGTCGGTGACGGGGCCGCTGGCCTAA
- a CDS encoding LAETG motif-containing sortase-dependent surface protein, translating into MAAHRRPLVTSAVAGGLLCALWFVPSANATDEAETEVTPPPTSVSADQNGTGPQLADTGSFDTTPYITGGIAFLAAGAGLVTHSLRRTSPS; encoded by the coding sequence GTGGCCGCACACCGCCGACCACTGGTGACCTCCGCTGTCGCGGGGGGATTGCTCTGCGCACTGTGGTTTGTTCCGTCCGCGAACGCGACGGATGAAGCGGAGACCGAGGTCACACCGCCCCCGACGTCCGTGTCCGCCGACCAGAACGGGACGGGACCGCAACTCGCGGATACCGGCAGCTTCGATACGACGCCCTACATCACCGGCGGTATCGCCTTCCTGGCGGCGGGCGCGGGCCTGGTAACCCACTCCCTACGCCGCACCTCCCCCTCTTAA
- a CDS encoding L,D-transpeptidase — protein sequence MEKRVITANKRRKGLAVTAALLGGAMFLTACGGEDGSSRGESSNEVDKAAAKNSSDAHISITPKNGSDNVGINNDVKVTVKGGKLHQVTMTATEDGKAVEGEISADGAWKPKDQLARATEYKIEAAAKDSDGLETTQNSTFTTVSPANSFIGYFTPDDGTTVGVGMPVSINFDKPIKNRKDVQTAIEVNTSSGQEVVGHWFDDKRLDFRPEDYWKSGAKVDVKMELDGVEGADGIYGVQDREFSFTIGRSQVSTVDVAAYTMTVVRDGKTIKTIPISAGSKENPTYNGQMVISEKHKETRMNGATVGFTDDDGKGEYDIPDVPHAMRLSTSGTFIHGNYWGAPFGSGNTSHGCVGLKDVKGADESSTHGAWFFDNSMVGDLVVVKNSPDRSIAPDNGLNGWNMPWADWKAGSAV from the coding sequence ATGGAGAAGCGTGTGATAACGGCCAACAAGCGCCGCAAAGGCCTCGCGGTGACGGCTGCACTGCTCGGAGGCGCCATGTTCCTCACCGCCTGCGGCGGGGAGGACGGCTCCAGCAGGGGAGAGAGTTCGAACGAGGTCGACAAGGCGGCGGCCAAGAACTCCTCGGACGCGCACATATCCATTACGCCCAAAAACGGCTCCGACAACGTCGGCATCAACAATGACGTCAAGGTCACCGTCAAGGGCGGCAAGCTCCATCAGGTGACCATGACGGCCACCGAGGACGGCAAGGCCGTCGAGGGCGAGATATCCGCCGACGGCGCCTGGAAGCCTAAGGACCAGCTGGCGCGCGCGACCGAGTACAAGATCGAGGCTGCGGCCAAGGACAGCGATGGCCTTGAGACCACGCAGAACTCGACCTTCACCACCGTCTCCCCGGCCAACAGCTTCATCGGCTACTTCACCCCCGATGACGGTACGACCGTCGGCGTCGGAATGCCGGTCTCGATCAACTTCGACAAGCCGATCAAGAACAGGAAGGACGTACAGACCGCGATCGAGGTGAATACCTCCAGCGGCCAGGAGGTCGTCGGGCACTGGTTCGACGACAAGCGTCTTGACTTCCGCCCCGAGGACTACTGGAAGTCCGGCGCCAAGGTCGACGTCAAGATGGAGCTCGACGGCGTCGAGGGCGCGGACGGCATCTACGGCGTCCAGGACCGCGAATTCAGCTTTACCATCGGCCGCTCCCAGGTCAGCACCGTGGATGTGGCGGCGTACACGATGACGGTCGTCCGCGACGGCAAGACCATCAAGACCATCCCGATCTCCGCGGGCAGCAAGGAGAACCCGACCTACAACGGTCAGATGGTGATCTCCGAGAAGCACAAGGAGACCCGGATGAACGGTGCCACGGTCGGTTTCACCGATGACGACGGCAAGGGCGAGTACGACATCCCCGATGTGCCGCACGCCATGCGGCTGTCGACCTCCGGCACCTTCATCCACGGCAACTACTGGGGCGCCCCCTTCGGCTCCGGCAACACCAGTCACGGCTGTGTCGGCCTGAAGGACGTCAAGGGCGCGGACGAAAGCTCCACTCACGGCGCCTGGTTCTTCGACAACTCGATGGTCGGCGACCTGGTCGTGGTCAAGAACTCCCCGGACCGCAGCATCGCCCCGGACAACGGCCTGAACGGCTGGAACATGCCCTGGGCCGACTGGAAGGCCGGCTCGGCGGTCTGA
- a CDS encoding type 1 glutamine amidotransferase domain-containing protein, with protein MRVAFLVANEGVEQIELTDPLAAVTQAGGEASVLSIKSSDVQAFNHLDKADTFAVDRLVAEAQIEDYDGLVLPGGVANPDALRMNNHAVDFVRAFFDVGKPVAAICHAPWTLVEADVVRGRRLTSWPSLRTDIRNAGGEWVNEQVVVCDGGPNILVTSRKPADLKAFDEAFLREFSKIAA; from the coding sequence GTGCGGGTTGCCTTTCTCGTCGCAAACGAAGGCGTGGAACAGATTGAGCTGACCGATCCACTGGCGGCCGTGACCCAAGCCGGGGGAGAGGCGTCTGTGCTGTCCATCAAGAGCAGCGATGTGCAAGCCTTCAACCATCTCGACAAGGCCGACACCTTCGCGGTGGACCGGCTGGTGGCCGAGGCGCAGATAGAGGACTACGACGGGCTTGTGCTGCCCGGCGGGGTCGCCAATCCGGACGCGCTGCGGATGAACAACCATGCCGTGGATTTCGTCAGGGCCTTCTTTGACGTGGGCAAGCCGGTCGCGGCGATCTGCCACGCGCCCTGGACCCTGGTCGAGGCCGATGTGGTGCGCGGGCGCCGCCTCACCTCATGGCCGAGCCTGCGCACCGACATCCGCAATGCCGGGGGCGAGTGGGTGAATGAGCAGGTCGTGGTGTGTGACGGCGGGCCCAATATCCTGGTCACCAGCCGGAAGCCGGCTGACCTCAAGGCGTTTGACGAGGCATTCCTGAGGGAGTTCAGCAAGATCGCCGCATAG
- a CDS encoding SGNH/GDSL hydrolase family protein: MRKRWRGALLAVCLLAPALVLAYGWTQPSTSAQSTQPPEDDRPEYIPSSPTLPASKPSKPSKPSKPSAAPHTPRPSRVLYLGDSLAMESQNALGQWLQKSGQTSYRSAPYSGTTLCDYLEGRPADSLVPDKDKAAALVRTFKPGVIVLQFWGNSWGYTPCMDETQSDTPAYYARYASDARALTAEIAASAKRAGIPRPKIVWVLQGPDAFNRDRVRKVNDLYRSHAAATGDLLADAGRRVSPANDRYTYARQLPCNAYERTRPGYCTGDVTQLHRADDPLHFCLAPTTSTPRPCPRPSPGIDRYTKAIADTVTDYLRG; the protein is encoded by the coding sequence ATGAGGAAGCGCTGGCGGGGTGCGCTGCTGGCTGTATGCCTGCTGGCCCCAGCCCTGGTCCTGGCCTACGGCTGGACGCAGCCATCCACCTCGGCCCAGAGCACCCAGCCTCCCGAGGACGACCGCCCGGAGTACATCCCCAGCTCGCCCACCCTCCCGGCCTCGAAACCCTCGAAACCCTCCAAGCCCTCCAAGCCCTCCGCCGCACCGCACACGCCACGACCCAGCCGGGTGCTCTACCTGGGCGATTCCCTCGCCATGGAGTCCCAGAACGCGCTGGGCCAGTGGCTCCAGAAGTCAGGACAGACGTCGTACCGAAGCGCCCCGTACTCCGGTACGACGCTCTGCGACTATCTGGAGGGCAGACCGGCTGACTCCCTGGTGCCGGACAAGGACAAGGCGGCCGCCCTGGTCCGCACCTTCAAACCGGGAGTCATCGTGCTCCAGTTCTGGGGGAACTCCTGGGGCTACACCCCGTGCATGGACGAGACCCAGTCGGACACCCCCGCCTACTACGCCCGCTACGCGTCCGACGCGAGGGCGCTGACGGCCGAGATCGCCGCGTCCGCCAAACGGGCCGGAATTCCCCGCCCGAAGATCGTCTGGGTTCTCCAGGGCCCGGACGCCTTCAACCGGGACCGTGTCCGCAAGGTCAACGACCTCTACCGGTCACACGCCGCCGCCACCGGTGACCTCCTCGCCGACGCGGGCCGCCGGGTAAGCCCGGCGAACGACCGGTACACATACGCCCGGCAGCTCCCCTGCAACGCCTACGAGCGCACCCGGCCCGGCTACTGCACAGGCGACGTCACCCAACTCCACCGCGCCGACGACCCACTTCACTTCTGTCTGGCCCCCACCACCTCAACACCCAGGCCCTGCCCCCGCCCCTCCCCGGGCATTGACCGCTATACCAAGGCCATAGCGGACACGGTCACCGACTACCTCAGGGGATGA
- the msrA gene encoding peptide-methionine (S)-S-oxide reductase MsrA, translating to MIFGSHRKRLPSLEEALRGRPDPTFTLPDRHTVLGTPLLGPYPDHLQIADFGLGCFWGAERKFWQRDGVWTTLAGYQGGYTLNPTYEEVCSGLTGHTEAVRVVYDPAHVSYGQLLKLFWESHDPTQGFRQGNDVGTQYRSAIYTHSPAQHKEAEASREAYQRMLTGNGYSDITTEIVPAESRPFYPAEPYHQQYLDKNPAGYCGIGGTGVSCPVGIAPADG from the coding sequence ATGATCTTCGGCAGCCACAGGAAACGTCTCCCTTCCCTGGAGGAGGCCCTCAGGGGCCGACCGGACCCCACGTTCACGCTCCCGGACCGGCATACGGTCCTGGGCACTCCGCTGCTCGGCCCGTACCCCGATCACCTGCAGATCGCTGACTTCGGTCTGGGGTGCTTCTGGGGGGCGGAACGGAAGTTCTGGCAGCGGGACGGAGTCTGGACCACCCTGGCCGGATACCAGGGCGGCTACACCCTGAACCCGACCTACGAGGAGGTCTGTTCCGGTCTGACGGGCCACACGGAAGCGGTCCGCGTCGTCTATGACCCCGCGCATGTCTCCTACGGCCAGCTGCTCAAGCTCTTCTGGGAGTCCCACGACCCCACCCAGGGCTTCCGCCAGGGCAACGACGTCGGCACCCAGTACCGTTCAGCGATCTACACCCACTCCCCCGCCCAGCACAAGGAGGCCGAGGCCTCCCGCGAGGCCTACCAGCGCATGCTGACGGGCAACGGCTACAGCGACATCACCACCGAAATCGTCCCGGCCGAAAGCCGCCCCTTCTACCCGGCCGAGCCCTACCACCAGCAGTACCTGGACAAGAACCCGGCCGGATACTGCGGCATCGGCGGCACGGGGGTCTCCTGCCCGGTGGGGATCGCCCCGGCAGACGGCTGA